The genome window ttttaaaatattataaaatatcactaattaaattatttaaaattttcatttaaattattaatttgttaaaattactaTTCTATAGCATTTTCTTTTTACACCATTTGTATTAATTGAAAGTTCTTGTTGTTTACTATTTTacagtttaaattttttcatgaaataactttaaaattatgaatttacaaattaaaatctaaacatTTTTTTCTAATCTCCAACATTAACCATCAAATcaacttatatataaaatccAAGATACCAATTGTCGAATCATTGCTTGTAACTTACAagttggctttttttttttaaaggttaaattctattattagtcTTCGTACTTTATGAAAACTGTGGTTTTAATTCATGTGTTtgtatttaatcattttagcttctatactttttcaaaattaaaattttcgtcGTTACAAAACAagtaactattaaatttattaagtaaagTTCTACTATTTCTAAAACCTAATATGCCAAACATAGTATCATATGCGTAATATCATGTCACTTATTATGTCCAGatattattcactaaaaattcaattaatggaTTAAAGACTATCATTTGTGttaagactgaaattttaaaatttgaaaattataaggATTTAGAAACGATCTAGTCggaaaaatggactaaatctataactatACATATAATACatgactagtaattgaatttagctATTATAATTGGtcagacaaaattttaaaatttaaaaagtatagagactaaaatgatcaatttgtaGAGTAATGACcaattttttggtaaaaaatctCTCCCGTTCTCTCAATTTCGATATTGAGCATATTGatctttctaaaaaaaaagtgagcggtttaatctttaacaatttcaaaagtgagcaattaatgataattaatcaCAAAGTCAATATTTTTcgtcaaatttatataaatttaactctcatAATTTACACGttctatcaatttggtcatgattaaataaatttataaatatgcaAAGTcgaggttaaatttgttaattttttagaatctagactaaattaataaaatatgtaaatataaatggttaaatttattattatactaatcaaaattatttacaattGCTCACTTCCAAAAGTGTCAGGTTGAGGGATTAATTTGCTAAATTTCGAAAATGAGAAGGACTGAAAagttttttaccattttttccataattagATGATTAAATAAGAACCTCGAATTAtgtaatttaacataaaaaggaaaaaagaaaaaaagtgaacATCGATACGGATTACGGCATGGGAAGATAAAGCTTGAGCCTTCGAACTTGAAGAAGTATTATTAGCATGTGCAATTGCGTCCCTTTGAGCCCCTTTCCCTCCTCCATCATCAAAATTAGAAACCCATTGCTCAAAAATCCACAAATTTCAGATACCCACTTCCCAATTATCACGAATAATGGCCGATTACAGTTCCTTGGATGCTGTATGAAAGCAACCCCATCTCCAAGTTCAAGCGTAGAGGGAGATGGATATGGGCAGTTGGAGTTTGACGACGATGAATTGGAGCTCAAACGACGTCGTACCGATGCTACCTTGGAGAAAATTAGTGACAAGGAGTTGAAGGGGAAGAAGGGCAACAAGAATGGGGATAAATTGGTTAGCAAGAAGCAACTGATGAAGAGATCAAATATGGTGGCCAAGCAAGTGATAAGCATCCAATCTGCTCAAACCTTAGGCTTTGTGTCTCAATTATGGGTGGATACTACTTCAgttagtacttcctcttcatactattattatgatgatgatgatcctTATTCAAGGCTAAACATGTTATTGTTTTATTCCCAATTTGCAgctgaatttgaaattttggatatccatgaatgcaaaatgtttTCTTAGGGGTAAAAGTAGCATATCTTTGACTTAACAGTGATTAActtgcccatttttttaatagagggtcaaaatgcaatctaacacTCAGTACAGATGCCTCCTTAGTATTTTAACCTTTCTTGGGGTATTAATAAAATCTTACCTTTTGATTACCAAAATGGTGTATTTTGTTTCTATGATGGAAACTTTATGTTACAACATGTTTCTCATTTTAGCCATTTGTTTAGTTTTAAACAAATATGATCGTGCTTCTTCTGTTTTTTTACTCTTTGCTTATTGATTTTAGCAACTTTAGAGGAAAAGAAGGTATGTAGCAAAGTTTACAACTAAAACTGAACATAGGTTATTTAGGCAAGTTGTTTAATACATATTtgtattctttcatttttttcagtGGTTAGTGTTGGCTATGGAGGTAAGGCCAAGCTTACTTGCTGGGGAATCAGAAAGGATTCTTCTACAAGATATCAACAAGGTAATGGATTAATAACAttttttgcatttgcatttgcattttacTACTGCTAATAAAGTTTACTTTTAAACATACTAGAGTATGTATCTATTGTTCAAGGATTATGCTGGTTTCATCCACTATTACCAATTACCTTCCTTGCCTGTAATTTTCGTTTTTGCTTTCGAAGGTCGGAGATGTTGTCCTTGTTGAAGATGAGAGAGTGATGGATAATGACTTTAAGATGGTTAGACTCGAGACTCTGGTAAGTTTCGGTACTTGCTTCTATTGTTTGGGTGTAATTCTCATCATTGTTTTCATCTAAAACTTGCTGATTTTTCTTATGCAAATTCTCTTCCATGTGTTTgattggtaaaagtaccatagatGCCCTATACTAggagttggattgcattttgtcccctttactcaaaaaatgagcatATTAGTTcatgtacattagatcaaagagcaaactggtcctcctgttaaagttttaatccatttttactgttaaaaactggtatTTGTATGCAAGAATGAGATACACTTGGCATGCCACATGTAACTATTTGATTATTCTGTCAGCCAcgccagtttttaatagtagaaatggatgaaaattttaatagaaaggtccagtttactctttaatctaatgtataggaactaatttgctaaaattttaagtaaagggggtaaaatgcaatctgactcctagtacAATGATCTCCATGGTACTTTTTACCGTGTTTGATCCTATGAAATTCTCATGCTGGTATTAGCCATTTGAAATGGAGTTGTACAGTTTCGACTTGCAACTATTAGTTGATTTTTCTTATGCAATTTTTATTCTATGTGTTCGATCCTATGAAATTCTAGTTTTGGTATGATGCAGGGATGATTATTAGTTGTTCATTTGAAGTGGAGCTGTATTGTTTCACCTTGCAACTATTAGTTGTTTACTTGAATTGTAATTTAGAGCACGGTTCATTTAGACTGCAACCATCAACTGTTGAACAGTATCATGATTTTATCTCTCTATACTTTATATTTCTCgagtttaatttacaattttttttaggtagGATACCGAGTTGTAACTCCAAGATATCGAAACATCGGGAAGGTAAATACATGCTTTATACGCTAGAAACTCTCTGcctatttcattatatatatatcttatcaTATATCTCATATAATTATAGGTTCGGGGCTATACTTTCAACATTAATTCTGGGGCTGTTGAATCTCTTGAGATCGATGCTTTTGGGATATCCATCATTCCATCAAGTTTGGTAGTCCTTTTTTCCTTCCATATAGGTGATACCAAGTCATAGAAGATTGCAGATTATCAGTAGTTTTTACCGACATAACCAGATTATAATTCCAGGTGAGCACTTATGCTTTGCTTGTTGAGGATGTGCTTGAAGTTATAGCTGACAGAGTAGTCGTTCACGAAGCTGCAGCCTCACGCTTACAGAGGCTGACAAAGGTATCTTACTTGTCACTGAAtgttctatttctttttttcgatCCAGTGGTGAAGTTTTAAACTAGCCCTTGCTTTCTCAAACACATCTACTCGAACTCATTTAGAGATCCATGCCTTTTGGGGCCAGTTCAACTCAGCAAATCCCACCTTTCTGCAACAAAATTCCCATGAACATGCACTTAGAATAAAGCTTAGCTCATATTGTGGCAAACAAGCAACTTTCCGGGGCCCGTTTGATAAGCGTACAATTTTCTACTATTAGAACGATGTATTGAGGCATATGGATATAGTAGCATATCAACATCttgggtaaaagtatcatagaggcCATTATATTaagagtcaaattgcattttgcatCTTCTACTAAGGGCATATATATTAGTCTctgtacattaaatcaaagaacaaactggtccttttgttaaaaattacatCTGTTCTTACTGTTAAAAATGGTCCATATACGTCGGCATGAGGTACACGTGGCATTTCACGTATAATTGTCTGGTTATTCTATCAGCtataccaatttttaacaatagaaattgataattttttaacagaaatgattgatttactctttaatccaatttacagggactaatttatccattttttagtAAATGAGTTAAAATACAATCTGACTCTTAATACTGGAACCTCCATTATACTTTTACCCAACATCTTGTATGTTTGTGATTATATTATATGCATCCATAACCCAAACTTGGTTTAACACCTAAGTTGTCTAATGACTTCTCCCACATATTTAGAGAAGTTGATATATGTTTTAGAATTGGAATTTTTTTGCTTGTAATAATTTTCATTGTATTTATAgggttagtatttggtacactaacaatgtattttcttatttcacAAGTAGTGTACGAATATTATTCCTTATTTATATTGTAAATAACTTAGGGTCCAAGTACCATAGAGGCCACGTATCaagagttagattgtattttactCTCTATAACAAAAATGGGAAAGTAATCtatgtacattagatcaaagagaaaattggtcttttaataaaaattttattcatttctcctattaaaaattggtccttGTATGTCAGTAATTCCGTCAGTCattccaatttttaatagtaaaaatagataataaaaaaaattatagaatgatcaatttgctctttatcTTACATATATAGAcgaatttgtccattttttagtagaggaggcaaaatgcaatccgactcTTAGTACGGGAGTCTCTACGGTACTTTTACCAGTAATTTTGCCATTAGTTAAATCTGTCACTCGCTTATGCCAGGGTTTTTGGGATGCCCAAAGTTCAGAGGTGTCCCTAGACGAACGCATAGAATATGGTGGTGATGAAGGGTCGGAGGGATTTCGTGATGGTCGGAGAAGTAGGCGACGTTCCCGTGGCCGTAAACCGCGTTCGAAGTCAAGGGAAGCAGATGATGATTGGGAACTTCCAATggattatttttgaatttgttaaggTATCCATGCTTTCTTCCATAGATAGATGTGTATCAATTGTAAACGCTATAAGAAGATCATTAATAAGAAAAACTAATTTCTTAGTGAAGTTAAATTAGAATAGATTTGTATTATTTACTTCTAATCATTCTATTACTACTAATACACAAAACTCTTGAAATCTGAATTTCAATAACATTGTTAATCACTGCAAGTAGAATTTAAGAACATTCGAAGAACTAATAACAAAGTGATAGATCgtttaaccaaaataattagTGATGATATCGGTCAATTAGTGGTTTTGGTAAATCCGTCATCTCCGAGATTAAGATTTTGTGAGAAGAAGATATGTTTTTTTTAGGTTCggcttattttcttttctacttaaaattcttatttgatattttaataatgtataaaaaataaacatatattacTTGATCCTAAGGATCTTATGGTTATTTATTTAGCAATATTATACGCTTGTACCGTCATTGGTGCCCCACttctgaaattttacaaaatcgAGGCGTACACTATGCCTTGTTCAATGgactttcttcttttttatttgcgtaattttaataatttaaataaaatttatcaaataatttaatgatattttaaaaattttaaattaaataattaaaatataaatttactaatagctCCAACATGAATAGACATCAAACTTCTTTGTGATGGGCGTTGCATGCATTCAATAGCTCATTTCATTCCCTTTGCAGTTTGCacacaaaatatattttaaataaaggaTTAATTAGCAGATAAAATAGTGAAACATTGAACCAATCATATCTTATTTGTCTTATTGTATccaattaaattttgtaattctgAATCTCACCGACTCCTCACTCCATTTATTCCCCTCCACCTACCCCTCACTGACACACCATCAATTTTCATAACCTACCTTTCGAATCCtatgttattattttcttcatattttatttaaatattgtgatACTATTCAAATAGCctacaattaattttttggtttaaatataaaattctatCTTTTCTCATTTAAGTGTTACATATGAtatctaaattattaattttgttaagtgTCATCAATATTGGAATCTATGGACTCAGTGGcagagttcaaaaaaaaaaatttgggttcgaaattaaattatatatttttacgatagtaaaaatataattttatcattttaatttttagagttcattttgaaaggttaaatctgatttttatcatttttgggggctaaagtacaattttaccactactgatctaaaattttacaaactataaaaagcttaaattaaaaatttaccatCTTAGGGGGGCCATGGCCCTATAGGTCTCTTAGTGGCTCTGCCATTGTATGGATCACTCAATGAGACCAATATTGGTTCTAATGTATTcatgttcaattttatctcttaACTCTGTAAAGAGTCTCGAGAGATTCATTGAGGGAGAAATGTCTTTTTTTGGTGGTTGAAGGTGCTACCACATCGTGAATCTCTCAAAGCTCTTGACAAAATTGAaagaccaaatttaaaaataaatttgaccGTCAACTTTTTATAGACAACACTTCACAAGCTCCTCTCGAAAAGAGTCTAGTATTctcttaataaattttacctcATTTTGCCTTACACTACAATATCGAAATTGATAGTTTATATATATCgctttttaataaataaaaaaaaagaaactaaaaacttttaagtaaatgaaaaataaatagtttgaaagcctattttttattcaaatttgaacaGTGCATGTCTCTCTCCTCTCCTTTTCTTATCTTCCTCTCATTTGGACCATTCTATTGTCAAATCAAAATCTCATATTTCTAGCAATGGCGACGGCTCATTTACGTCTCAGCCAACGCATGCCTCTCCATCCACTGAATAACACTGCCACTGTTACTGCCACTGACTCTGTGCTTGTTTCGAATCCCAAGCAACAGTATCGGATTCTCCATTCCGACGAACGGAACCTACTGAACCATCAACATCCGGTTACGGCCACCGCCACCGAGAAAATGGAGACGACGGCGTTAGATTTGAATTCGTCGTTGGCGGAGGAGCTCAACGCCGTAAGGATGAAGACGGAGCGTTTGAGATTGGATAAAGAGAAGACGGAGAAGATGTTGAAAGAGAGGGAAGCATTGCTTCTTTTGCAAATGAAAGAGATCGAAGAGCGAGGTCAGATTCAAAGACACCTCGAAATTCAAGTTGATAGGCTCTTCAGATTGAAGGAGCTCAAATCTTATTCCGtggtaattaattaatcaattcgtgtttgttttttttaacaaatttaatgattCAAATTCATTTGTTTGACATTTATGATGGTTTTTGAATCAGAGGATATCTCCATTAAAATCACTGAGGGAAAAACAACGGAGTGGTTGGAACATGAATGAGGTGCATTCGCTGGTGAGTGTTTTTATGACTGAAAATGCAATCCtcctatatatttatttaaaaaaaattcgattcTTTAGGAAAAAATCTGTAAATTGTCATTTATTTAGCGTTTTATATACTCTGCCGAGAGCTTGAATGTCTGAAAAAAAGGTGATGATGGCGGATTCACAGAACTAGAGCAGCTTAGCTGCCAAAGAAATCATTTGGGCTCTTGGCAGATTTGAGACAATATCGGGTATCACGGAGTCGCATTTTCTTCATTCTatttaagaaatatataaattagtcCGATTATTATATCAAGGAGCaaaaaattcttttg of Gossypium raimondii isolate GPD5lz chromosome 3, ASM2569854v1, whole genome shotgun sequence contains these proteins:
- the LOC105796268 gene encoding uncharacterized protein LOC105796268 isoform X2, whose product is MCNCVPLSPFPSSIIKIRNPLLKNPQISDTHFPIITNNGRLQFLGCCMKATPSPSSSVEGDGYGQLEFDDDELELKRRRTDATLEKISDKELKGKKGNKNGDKLVSKKQLMKRSNMVAKQVISIQSAQTLGFVSQLWVDTTSWLVLAMEVRPSLLAGESERILLQDINKVGDVVLVEDERVMDNDFKMVRLETLVGYRVVTPRYRNIGKVRGYTFNINSGAVESLEIDAFGISIIPSSLVSTYALLVEDVLEVIADRVVVHEAAASRLQRLTKRSMPFGASSTQQIPPFCNKIPMNMHLE
- the LOC105796269 gene encoding uncharacterized protein LOC105796269 isoform X1, translated to MATAHLRLSQRMPLHPLNNTATVTATDSVLVSNPKQQYRILHSDERNLLNHQHPVTATATEKMETTALDLNSSLAEELNAVRMKTERLRLDKEKTEKMLKEREALLLLQMKEIEERGQIQRHLEIQVDRLFRLKELKSYSVRISPLKSLREKQRSGWNMNEVHSLVSVFMTENAILLYIYLKKIRFFRKKSVNCHLFSVLYTLPRA
- the LOC105796268 gene encoding uncharacterized protein LOC105796268 isoform X1, with translation MCNCVPLSPFPSSIIKIRNPLLKNPQISDTHFPIITNNGRLQFLGCCMKATPSPSSSVEGDGYGQLEFDDDELELKRRRTDATLEKISDKELKGKKGNKNGDKLVSKKQLMKRSNMVAKQVISIQSAQTLGFVSQLWVDTTSWLVLAMEVRPSLLAGESERILLQDINKVGDVVLVEDERVMDNDFKMVRLETLVGYRVVTPRYRNIGKVRGYTFNINSGAVESLEIDAFGISIIPSSLVSTYALLVEDVLEVIADRVVVHEAAASRLQRLTKGFWDAQSSEVSLDERIEYGGDEGSEGFRDGRRSRRRSRGRKPRSKSREADDDWELPMDYF
- the LOC105796269 gene encoding uncharacterized protein LOC105796269 isoform X2; translated protein: MATAHLRLSQRMPLHPLNNTATVTATDSVLVSNPKQQYRILHSDERNLLNHQHPVTATATEKMETTALDLNSSLAEELNAVRMKTERLRLDKEKTEKMLKEREALLLLQMKEIEERGQIQRHLEIQVDRLFRLKELKSYSVRISPLKSLREKQRSGWNMNEVHSLELKEYESRDENPLQASTPSNSSQRF